One region of Flavobacterium sp. GSB-24 genomic DNA includes:
- a CDS encoding HD domain-containing protein, with protein MNTSELINKTIAFVKEKLNDAEGGHDWFHIERVYKNALLIAKDTVCELTVVQLGALLHDIADSKFHNGDETIGPKTARAFLETENVSEDIITHVVNIIENISYKGGNFEKKFSSVELDIVQDADRLDAIGAIGVARAFNYGGFKNRALYNPEIAPVTNMTKEEYKKNNAPTINHFYEKLLLLKDKMNTEKGKQIAAERHQFMETFLAQFYAEWEGVK; from the coding sequence ATGAATACTTCTGAACTAATAAATAAAACCATTGCTTTCGTAAAAGAAAAACTGAACGATGCCGAAGGCGGACACGATTGGTTTCATATCGAACGCGTGTATAAAAATGCACTTTTAATAGCAAAAGATACCGTTTGTGAGCTAACAGTTGTCCAGCTGGGAGCTTTGCTTCATGATATTGCTGACAGTAAATTTCATAATGGGGATGAAACTATCGGTCCAAAAACAGCGAGAGCATTTTTAGAGACAGAAAATGTTTCAGAAGATATAATTACGCATGTTGTCAATATCATCGAAAATATCTCTTATAAAGGCGGAAATTTCGAAAAGAAATTCTCTTCTGTCGAATTGGATATCGTTCAGGATGCAGATCGATTAGATGCAATCGGTGCAATTGGTGTTGCAAGGGCATTCAATTATGGCGGATTTAAAAACAGAGCTTTGTACAATCCTGAAATTGCTCCAGTAACCAATATGACAAAAGAAGAGTACAAGAAAAACAATGCTCCAACAATAAATCATTTCTACGAAAAGCTTCTACTTTTAAAAGATAAAATGAATACCGAAAAAGGAAAACAAATCGCTGCCGAAAGACATCAGTTTATGGAAACATTTCTTGCGCAGTTTTATGCTGAGTGGGAAGGGGTGAAGTAA